The DNA region TGAAATAGCCGCCCCATCCCCAGCAACGCTCCTTTACCCGGCCTATCGCCCCAGCAACGCAGCGTCGCTGGGGGAAAGGCCCGGCAACGGAGCGTTGCTGGGGGGAAGGGCCCGGCAACGGAGCGTTGCTGGGTACGCTGCGGGGGTCACGCGGGAGTCCGGCGTTCCGGGCTGAGAGGGCGGCAATCGGCCGCCGACCGCAGCGGCGACCGTGAGGTCGTCGCGGGACCTGACCCGGATCATGCCGGCGTAGGGAGTGGGCCGATGGCCACGACGATCGAGACCACCGCTGCACGTGGCGAGGTGCCGCTGACCCTCGACGAGCCGCCGCCGAAGGTGCTCGGCTGGCTCGACCAGATCGGGTTGTGGGGCAACCTCGGGGTCACGCTGCTGGCTCCGGTCGGCGCCGCGGGCGTCCTGATCCCGGTGGCCGGCGGCCCGCAGCTGGCGTACGACGCCGCGGCCTGCGCGGTCGTCGTCGGGACGGTTCTCGGGGCGGCCCTGCTCGCGGCCGCCGCCGTGCCGGGCGCCCAGACCGGCGCCCCGTCGATGGTCCTGATGCGTGGCCTGTTCGGCCGGCGACTGTCCTACCTGCCGACCGTGGTCAACGTCGTCCAGCTGCTCGGCTGGACGGTCTTCGAGATCGTGGTCATCGCTTCGGCGACCCAGCAGATGTTCCCGTGGCACGCCCATCGCTGGCCGTACGTCGTCGTCGCCGGGGGCATCACCGCCGCCATGACCATCCGCCCGCTGGGCGCGGTCCGGATCTTGCGGCGCTATGCCCTCGGCGCGGTCGTGATCGCCACGTGCTACCTGTACGTCGAACTGCTGCGTCATCCGATGGGGTCGCTGACGCACGGGTCGTGGGCCGGGTTCTGGCCCGCCGCTGACATCGCCGTTGCGGTCGCGGTGTCCTGGGCGCCGCTGGCCAGCGACTACACCCGTCACTCGAAGTCGGCCCGCAGCGCCTTCGGCGGGGCGCTCGTCGGCTACACCGTGACGCAGGTCGCGGGCTACGCGCTGGGCCTCGTGGCGCTCGCCACCGTCGTACGAGCAACCGACGCGAACCTGCAGCACGACATGTTCGCCGCGTTCCTCGCCGTACCGGTCGGCTGGCTGGCGTTCGGCGTGCTCGTCCTGCGCGAGCTCGACGAGTCGTTCGCCGACGGCTACTCCGCGGTGGTCTC from Mycobacteriales bacterium includes:
- a CDS encoding cytosine permease; translation: MATTIETTAARGEVPLTLDEPPPKVLGWLDQIGLWGNLGVTLLAPVGAAGVLIPVAGGPQLAYDAAACAVVVGTVLGAALLAAAAVPGAQTGAPSMVLMRGLFGRRLSYLPTVVNVVQLLGWTVFEIVVIASATQQMFPWHAHRWPYVVVAGGITAAMTIRPLGAVRILRRYALGAVVIATCYLYVELLRHPMGSLTHGSWAGFWPAADIAVAVAVSWAPLASDYTRHSKSARSAFGGALVGYTVTQVAGYALGLVALATVVRATDANLQHDMFAAFLAVPVGWLAFGVLVLRELDESFADGYSAVVSLQNVWPRVDRRLFTAVVCGLATVGALALNIDNYFDFLLLLASVLVPLVAVFLVDYFSSRGVAEWDVSASAPMRLAMVVPWLLGFAAYQLIDPGGIGWWASGWRHVDGWLHLTVATWMSASLFSFLVAALATAPSVLLRRRGAVG